The Planctomycetota bacterium genome includes the window CACCGCCCTGGGGGGTTTGTCGCCCTCCGCGGGGGGCCAGCGGCCCGGGGCGCCCGGGGTTGGCCCCAGCGCGGGGCCCGGGGGGGCCGCTGCGCTCTGCCCACGGCTTCAAAATCGATGATTTCCACAAAAAGACTGACGATTTCGCCCTCGTCGAAGGGACCGACACACCCGTCCTAAGTCGACGTCGACGACCACGAGCCCATCAGGACCGCGAGGATGCCCTTCTGGGCGTGGAGGCGATTGTGCGCTTGGCCAAAGGCGACGCAGCGAGGCGAGTCCATGACGTCGGCGGCGATCTCTTCGCCGCGGTGGGCGGGCAGACAGTGCATCACGACGGCCTCGGGCTTGGCCTTGGCCAGCAGGTCCTGCGTGATGCTGTAACCCGCGAACGCCGCGACACGCTGTGCGTGCTCCTCTTCCTGGCCCATGCTGGCCCAGACGTCGGTGTAGAGCACGTCCGCGCCTTCGACGGCCTTGGCCGGATCGGGCTCCAGCGTCAGATCGAGCGCCGGCACCTGCGTGCGAAGCCGCGTGACCTCCTCGTCCGTCAGGCCGAAGCCTCCCGGCGAGCAGGCGACGATCGGCAGGCCCTTGAGGCCGCAGCCGACGACGAGCGAGCGAAGAACGTTGTTCGCGTCGCCGAGGTAGCACACGCGCTTGCCGGTCGCGTTGCCGGAGAAGCAGTCACGAATCGTGAGCAGATCGGTGAGTGCCTGACACGGATGCGCCAGGTCGGACAGGCCGTTGATGACCGGGACGGTCGCGGTGGCAGCGAGGTTGTCGATCGTCTGGTGCCGCTTCACTCGGGCCATGATCACGTCGACCATGCCGCTCAGGACGGCCCCGACGTCGCCGGCGGGCTCACGCGTGTCGAGCCCGATCTCCGCCGGCTGCAGGTTGACCGCGTGCCCGCCGAGCTGGGTCATCGCCACCTCGAAGCTCACCCGCGTCCGCAGGCTCGGCCTCTCGAACACCATGGCCATCGACTGCCCTTCGAGCTGGTGTCTGTGGAAGTCGAGCCCATCCCGCAACCGCCCCGCCACATCGAGCACCTCGAAGACGAAGTCGGTTCCGTAGTCGGAGAGTTGGAGGAGGTGGGAATGCACGGCGAGTAGTTGCTGGTGATTCTGTGACTCGTGAACTGGGGTCAGAGACGTCGGTGCTCGGGAGCAGGCTTCGAGTGCTGGCGGCTTTCAACCAAGTTACGAGTCACCAGTCGACGAGTTCACAGCGTGATCTCCGTCCCGATCCCGTCGGCGGTGTAGATCTCCAGCAGCAACGCGTGGGGTGTTCGACCGTCGATGATGTGGGCTTTTTCGGCTCCGCCGCGAAGGGCTTGGAGGCAGGCGTCGACCTTGGGCAGCATGCCGCCGGCGATGACGCCCTCCTGGATCAGCTCGTCAATGCCGGCGGCAGTGA containing:
- the argF gene encoding ornithine carbamoyltransferase — protein: MHSHLLQLSDYGTDFVFEVLDVAGRLRDGLDFHRHQLEGQSMAMVFERPSLRTRVSFEVAMTQLGGHAVNLQPAEIGLDTREPAGDVGAVLSGMVDVIMARVKRHQTIDNLAATATVPVINGLSDLAHPCQALTDLLTIRDCFSGNATGKRVCYLGDANNVLRSLVVGCGLKGLPIVACSPGGFGLTDEEVTRLRTQVPALDLTLEPDPAKAVEGADVLYTDVWASMGQEEEHAQRVAAFAGYSITQDLLAKAKPEAVVMHCLPAHRGEEIAADVMDSPRCVAFGQAHNRLHAQKGILAVLMGSWSSTST